One window from the genome of Gopherus evgoodei ecotype Sinaloan lineage chromosome 2, rGopEvg1_v1.p, whole genome shotgun sequence encodes:
- the LOC115644818 gene encoding cathelicidin-3-like, with protein MASCWAVLLLLVTVAAAVPVKTPQPYEKAIARAIAFYNQGPTVKYAFRLLTATPPPEVAQGTISNTLQLNFTIMETTCPASDKTPVEQCAFKENGLVRDCSGHFSTQETCSVFAITCDVAPPQPVRVTRWWPLVRIGAKILGHGIDYYRKRG; from the exons ATGGCAAGCTGCTGGgcggtcctgctgctgctggtcacCGTGGCTGCTGCGGTCCCCGTGAAGACCCCTCAGCCCTACGAGAAGGCCATTGCCCGGGCCATCGCCTTCTACAACCAAGGACCAACGGTGAAATATGCCTTCCGCCTCCTTACAGCCACACCTCCGCCTGAAGTG GCCCAGGGCACCATATCCAATACTCTTCAGCTGAACTTCACCATCATGGAGACCACGTGCCCGGCGTCAGACAAAACCCCTGTGGAGCAATGCGCCTTCAAAGAGAATGGG ctggtcAGAGACTGCTCAGGACACTTCTCCACCCAGGAAACATGCTCTGTCTTCGCGATCACCTGTGACGTCGCCCCTCCGCAG CCCGTTCGTGTCACCAGATGGTGGCCCCTTGTGAGGATAGGCGCAAAAATCCTTGGTCACGGCATTGACTACTACCGCAAAAGGGGTTAA